Proteins from a genomic interval of Leishmania braziliensis MHOM/BR/75/M2904 complete genome, chromosome 24:
- a CDS encoding mitogen-activated protein kinase, with translation MPPKRPQALEQLHVAPRDKAVSITDTMTLVVKGEGGVEMRVKQTGIAKGPCSQSAGSQPKSDAVMNKINFEDLRIGSELGKGSQGKVRVAQHKITGKKYAMKYITFDGDSDDMRSALEAELRQVAAVKHHNIVSSYEAFFRDGRLYIVLEYMDCGTMNSLIERHPEGFTEDMLAYIARELFRGLEFLHQLNMIHRDIKPANVLANTKGEIKISDFGVAKTLSGDDIQTLSAQGSMPYMSPERIQSKPYSFNSDIWSAGLTIAECAFREYPFASMKPKLFELCQTIASGTAKINWDERKTKFSEEFKEFIELCLRPEATRPSATEMLSHSLIQKANNVNPLEVGRWMSPKK, from the coding sequence ATGCCCCCCAAGCGACCGCAGGCTCTAGAGCAACTTCATGTTGCACCTCGAGACAAAGCAGTGTCTATCACAGATACCATGACCCTAGTTGtgaaaggagagggtggtGTGGAGATGCGTGTGAAGCAGACGGGTATAGCTAAAGGTCCTTGTTCACAGTCAGCTGGCAGCCAACCAAAATCGGACGCTGTCATGAACAAGATCAATTTTGAGGATTTACGTATTGGCTCAGAGCTTGGAAAGGGATCTCAAGGCAAGGTACGCGTAGCACAGCACAAAATTACCGGTAAGAAGTACGCAATGAAATATATCACTTTTGATGGAGACTCTGATGACATGCGTTCCGCTTTGGAAGCAGAGCTGAGGCAGGTGGCTGCGGTGAAGCACCACAACATTGTTTCTTCTTATGAGGCGTTTTTCCGCGACGGTCGACTTTACATTGTCCTTGAGTATATGGACTGCGGCACCATGAATAGTCTTATCGAACGACATCCAGAGGGCTTTACTGAAGATATGCTCGCATATATTGCACGCGAGCTCTTCAGAGGCCTAGAGTTTCTCCATCAGCTGAATATGATTCACCGCGATATCAAACCTGCTAACGTCCTGGCAAATACGAAGGGGGAAATCAAAATTTCGGATTTTGGTGTCGCAAAAACACTTTCTGGTGATGATATTCAAACCCTCTCTGCACAAGGGTCGATGCCGTACATGAGCCCGGAGAGAATACAGTCGAAGCCGTACTCGTTCAACAGTGACATCTGGAGCGCTGGGCTGACAATTGCGGAGTGTGCATTTCGAGAATACCCCTTTGCTTCGATGAAGCCGAAATTGTTTGAGCTGTGCCAGACGATAGCTTCGGGTACAGCGAAGATTAACTGGGATGAGCGAAAAACAAAATTTAGCGAAGAGTTCAAAGAGTTTATTGAGCTTTGTCTACGCCCAGAGGCTACACGCCCGAGCGCAACAGAAATGCTGAGCCACTCACTTATTCAAAAGGCGAATAATGTGAATCCTCTTGAAGTGGGCAGGTGGATGTCCCCAAAGAAGTGA